CGCGCGCGCGCGCGAAAAACTTCAACGCCACGGAGACAATCGCCGCCGCAGCGTAGTACCTACTGTGAGGGCACGGGTCAAATTCACCTATACGTCAATCGACGTATTGCTGCGACGCCGCATCGACCGCCACGATCCACACAATGCAAGCACATCGAGAAGCTTGTTGAGGCCACGTCAAACCCGTGGAGGGGATCGTATGTCTTCCGAAAACGACAATCCGTCGAAGTTTTCCAGTATGCGCCGCAAGCTTCTGATGGGAATGGCCGCGCTTCCGGCTGCCCCGTTGCTTGCGCAGAGCGGTCTTTTTTCGACGCCAGCCTTTGCCCAGACGCCCGCCACCTCGGCCGTCAACACGACGGGACTTGCCGTGACCGACACGGAAGTGACGGTGGGCATCCTGCATTCGGTCACCGGCACGATGGCCATCTCCGAGACCGGCTCGGTGCAGGCAGAGAAGCTCGCCATCGAGCAGATCAACGCCATGGGCGGCGTGCTCGGCCGCAAGATCAAGTACATCCAGGAAGACGGCGCCTCCGACTGGCCGACCTTCGCCGAGAAGGCCAAGAAGCTGCTCGTCAACGACAAGGTCGCGGCCGTCATGGGCTGCTGGACCTCGGCCTCGCGCAAGGCGGTGCTGCCGGTGTTCGAGCAGTATAACGGCATGCTGTACTACCCGACCTTCTATGAAGGCCTCGAGCAGTCGAAGAACGTGATCTACACCGGCCAGGAAGCCACGCAGCAGATCCTCGCCGGCCTCGACTGGGTCAACAAGACCAAGAACGGCAAGAGCTTCTACCTCATCGGCTCGGACTACATCTGGCCGCGCACCTCGATGAAGATCGCGCGCAAGCACATCGAGGCGCATCTGGGCGGCAAGGTCGCCGGCGAGGAGTATTTCCCGCTCGGCCACACCCAGTTCAACTCGGTGATCAACAAGATCAAGCTGACCAAGCCGGACGTGATCTACGCCGCCGTGGTCGGTGGCTCGAACGTCGCCTTCTACAAGCAGCTCAAGGCCGCCGGCATCGACCTCTCGAAGCAGACGCTGCTCACCATCTCAGTGACCGAGGACGAGATCGACGGCATCGGCGGCGAGAACTTCGCCGGCGCCTATAGCTGCATGAAGTACTTCCAGTCGCTCGACAACCCGAACAACAAGGACTTCGTCGCCGCCTTCAAGAAGATGTGGGGCGAGAAGACCGTGATCGGCGACGTCACCCAGGCCGCCTATCTCGGCCCCTGGCTGTGGAAGCTCACCGTCGAGAAGGCTGGCTCCTTCGACATCGACAAGATCGCCGCCGCCTCGGCCGGGATCGAGTTCGCCAAGGCGCCGGAAGGCTACGTCAAGATCCACCCGAACCATCACCTCTGGTCCAAGACCCGCGTCGGCCAGGCGCAGCTCGATGGCCAGTTCAAGGTGGTGTTCGAGACCCCCGAGCTGATCGAGCCCGATCCGTTCCCGAAGGGCTACCAGTGATCGGCTGACGCTCCCACCCGGAGAGGGCTCGCCCTCTCCGGGGCACTTTTCCGTTGACGGAGACGACCGCGCCACGCGCGCGCACGCCGGGGGATTTCCGATGTTTTCCGAATATTCGCTGACGGAGCTCAGCTCCATCTTCCTCATGCAGGGCTTCGCCGGGCTGATCCTCTTCTCGGTCTTCCTGCTGATGGCGCTGGGGCTGGCGATCATCTTCGGCCAGATGGGCGTCATCAACATGGCCCATGGCGAGTTCATGATCCTCGGCGCCTATGTCACCTATTTCACCTCGCAGTTCTTTCTGAATTTCATCCCCGGCCTGTTCGGCATCTACTTCTTCGTCGCGATGATACTGGCCTTCTTCGTCACCGGTGCGCTCGGCATGGCGGTGGAATGGCTGATGATCCGCCGCCTCTACAAACGCCCGCTCGACACGCTGCTCGCCACCTGGGGCCTCAGCCTCATTCTTCAGCAGCTCTACCGCTCGGTCTTCGGCCCGCGCGAGGTCGGCGTCGAGCTGCCGAGCTGGATGATGGGCTCGCTCCCGGTCACCGATGTGGTCGAGGTGCAGATCAACGGCCTGTTCGTCATGGGCCTGACCATCGCCATCACCGTCGCCGTCGCCGTGCTGATGTACAAGTCGAACTGGGGCAAGCAGGTGCGCGCCGTGGTGCAGAACCGCGTCATGGCGGGCGCGGTCGGCATCAATACCGAGAAGGTGGACCGCTACACCTTCGGCCTCGGCTGCGGCATCGCCGGCGTCGCGGGCTCCGCCTTCACCATGATCGGCTCGACCGGCCCGACCTCCGGCCAGCTCTACATCGTCGACACCTTCCTGGTCGTCGTCTTCGGCGGCGCGCAAAGCCTGCTCGGCACCATCGCCTCCGCCTTCACCATCTCCCAGGCCCAATCGACCATGGAGTTCTTCCTCTCCGGCTCGATGGCCAAGGTTCTGACGCTGCTCGGGGTGGTCATCATCCTGATGCTGCGACCCCAGGGCCTGTTCGTCATCAAGGTCCGTCGTTGAGGAGGCGTCCATGACCATTCCTGCCCCCAAATCCGCACGCACCTTCTTCCTGCGCCCGCAGGACATGATCGGGATCGCGCTGCTCGCCCTCCTCCTGCTCGTCGTGCTGCCGCTGGCGCTGGATAATTTCCGCCTGCAGTTCGTCGGCAAGTACCTGACCTACGCCTTCGTCGCGCTCGGCCTCGTGCTGTGCTGGGGCTATGCCGGCATTCTCTCGCTCGGCCAGGGCGTGTTCTTCGGCCTCGGCGGCTACTGCATGGCGATGTATCTCAAGCTGGAAGCCTCCAGCGTCGAGAACACCAAGATCCAGTCGACGCCGGGCATCCCGGACTTCATGGACTGGAACCAGATCACCTCCCTGCCCTGGTTCTGGGAGCCGTTCCGCAGCTTCGGCTTCACCACGCTGGCGGTAATCCTGGTGCCGGCGCTGTTCGCCCTCATCGTCGGCTACGCCATGTTCAAGCGGCGGGTCGGCGGCGTCTACTTCGCCATCATCACCCAGGCGCTAGCCGCCATCCTCACCATCCTCATCATCGGCCAGCAGGGCTATACGGGCGGCATCAACGGCATCACCGACCTGCGCACCCTGCACGGCTGGGACATCCGCACCGACAGCGCCAAGACCATCCTCTACTTCATCTGCGTCGGCCTGCTGCTCGCCTGCATCCTGCTTGCCTATTTCGTGAAGTCCTCCAAGCTCGGCCGCATCCTCGTCGCCATGCGCGACAAGGAGGACCGCGTCCGCTTCTCCGGCTACGACGTCTCCAGCTTCAAGATCTTCGTGTTCTGCCTGGCGGCCTCGCTCTCGGCGATCGGCGGGGCGATGTTCACCCTGCAGGTGGGCTTCATGTCGCCCTCCTTCGTCGGCATCGTGCCCTCCATCGAGATGGTCATCTACACGGCGGTCGGCGGGCGTCTCTCCATCCTTGGCGCCATCTACGGCACGCTGCTGGTGAACTGGGCCAAGACCTCGTTCTCCGAGAGCTTCCCCGAGCTCTGGCTGTTCGGCCTCGGCGGCCTGTTCATCGCCGTGGTGCTGATCTTCCCGAACGGCATTGCCGGCCTCTGGCAGAGCTATGTCGCCCCGCGCCTCGGGCCGCTGTTCGGCGGGGCGCCGAAACGCCGCACCGCGCCGCCTTCCGCCAGCCCGCCGGCCTCCGGGCCGGTCGCCCCCGCCGCTGCCGAGTGAGGAGGCTCGCGCCATGAACACCCAACTCATCACCGACACCATGAACAAGGACTTCGTTCTGGCGGTGGAAGGGCTCACCGTCTCCTTCGACGGCTTCAAGGCGGTCAACGACCTGTCCTTCTATGTCGATGAGAACGAGATCCGCGTCATCATCGGCCCGAACGGCGCCGGCAAGACAACCGTGCTCGATCTCATCTGCGGCCGCACCAAGGCCACCACCGGCTCGATCCGCTTCAAGGACCGCGAGCTGACCAAGATGAAGGAGCACGAGATCGTCCGCGCCGGCGTCGGCCGCAAGTTCCAGAACCCGTCGATCTATGAAGACCTGACCGTCTTCGAGAACCTGGAAATCTCCTACCCGAAGGGCCGCAACGTGGTGGGCGCCCTCACCTTCCGCCGCGACACCGCGGTGAAGGAGCGGGTGCAGGAGATCGCCGAGACCATCTTCCTCGCCGACCAGCTCGACCAGCGCGCCGAATATCTCTCGCACGGCCAGAAGCAGTGGCTGGAGATCGGCATGCTGCTGATCCAGGACCCGGAACTACTGATGCTCGACGAGCCGGTGGCCGGCATGAGCGTCTCCGAGCGCAAGAAGACGGCGGAACTGCTCAACACCATCATCAAGAACCGCTCGGTGATCGTGATCGAGCACGACATGAAGTTCGTCGAGGACATCGCCCACAAGGTGACGGTGCTGCACCAGGGCAAGATTCTCTCCGAAGGCTCCATGGCCAAGGTCCAGGCGGACCCCAAGGTCATCGAAGTCTATCTCGGCCATTGAGGGACGCCCCATGCTGAACGTCTCCAACCTCCATGTCTCCTATGGCGAGAGCGAAGTCCTGCACGGGCTGAACTTCACCGTCGCGCCCAATGAGATCATCGCGATCATGGGCCGCAACGGCATGGGCAAGACCACGCTCATGAAGTCGCTGATGGGCATCGTGCCGACCAAGAGCGGCACGGTGAGCGTCGGCGCGACCGATGTCACCAAGCTCAAGAGCTATGAACGCGTCGCCAACGGCGTCGCCTATGTGCCGCAGGGACGCATGATCTTCTCCACCATGACGGTGCAGGAGAACATCGAGACCGGGCTGATCCCGCGCGGCGAGAACAAGGTGCCGCCGGACATCTATGAGCTGTTCCCGGTGCTGCTCGAAATGAAGGGCCGGCGCGGAGGCAACCTCTCCGGCGGCCAGCAGCAGCAGCTCGCCATCGCCCGCGCACTCGCCACCGACCCCAAGGTGCTGCTGCTCGACGAGCCGACCGAGGGCATCCAGCCCTCGATCATCCGCGAGATGGCCCGCACGCTGAAGCGCATCCGCGACGAGCGCGGCCTGTCCATCGTCGTCTCCGAACAGGTGCTGTCCTTCGCCCTCGACATCGCCGACCGCGTGCTCGTCATCGAGAATGGCGAGATCGTCCACGAGGACAAGCGCGCGGACATCGACGAGGCGAAGGTCGCCAAGTTCCTGTCGGTGTGAGTTTTTGCCGGTCCGAGCCCCCGCCGGACCGCCTTTACCAAGCTTGCCCAATTCCAGCTTGCCAAGATCCCAGCTTGTCCACGGGGAGTGAGACGCATGACCGAGACCCTGATCAAGATCGACCTGAACCAGTCGGCCTATGAGAACGACATGGTTCACAACCGCTGGCACCCGGAGATTCCGATGGTGGCCTGGGTGAAGCCGGGCGACGACTTCATCGTCGAGACCTATGACTGGACCGGCGGCTTCATCAAGAACAACAATTCCGCCGACGATGTGCGCGATATCGACCTCACCATCGTGCACTTCCTGTCCGGCCCGATCGGCGTCAAGGGTGCCGAGCCCGGTGACCTGCTGGTGGTCGACCTGCTCGATATCGGCGCCATGCCGGACAGCCAGTGGGGCTTCAACGGCTTCTTCTCCAAGAACAATGGCGGCGGCTTCCTGACCGACCATTTCCCGCAGGCCCAGAAGTCGATCTGGGACTTCAAGGGCATGTTCACCTCCTCGCGCCATGTGCCGGGCGTGAACTTCGCCGGGCTCATCCACCCCGGCCTCATCGGCTGCCTGCCCGACCCGAAGCTGCTCGACACCTGGAACACCCGCGAGCAGGCGCTGATCGACACCAACCCGACCCGCGTTCCGGCGCTTGCCGCCCCGCCCTTCGCCGCCACCGCCCATATGGGCCGGCTGACCGGCGACGCGAAGACCGCTGCGGCCGCCACGGCGGCGCGCACCGTGCCCCCGCGCGAGCATGGCGGCAATTGCGACATCAAGGATCTGTCGCGCGGCTCGAAGATCTACTTCCCGGTCTATGTCGAAGGCGGCGGCCTCTCCATGGGCGACCTGCACTTCAGCCAGGGCGACGGCGAGATCACCTTCTGCGGCGCCATCGAAATGGCCGGCTGGGTGCATCTCAAGGTCGAGGTGCTGAAGGGCGGCATGGCCAAGTACGGGATCAAGAACCCGATCTTCAAGCCGTCGCCGATCACCCCGAACTACAAGGACTACCTGATCTTCGAGGGCATCTCGGTCGATGAGCAGGGCGGCCAGCACTATCTCGACGTGCACATCGCCTACCGGCAGGCCTGCCTCAACGCCATCGAGTATCTGAAGAAGTTCGGCTATTCCGGCGCGCAGGCCTATTCGATCCTCGGCACCGCGCCGGTGCAGGGCCACATCTCCGGCGTCGTCGACATTCCCAATGCCTGCGCGACGCTCTGGCTGCCGACCGAGATCTTCGAGTTCGACATCAACCCGACCGCCGCGGGACCGACCCAGTTCCTCGACGGCTCGATCCAGATGCCGCTTTCACCGGACCTTTGACCCCCGCTGACGTCCGGTGACGGCGGGGCGGCGCTGAACTACGAGACCTTCAGGTCTCGGCGCCGCCCCGCCCTCCCCTTCCAGCGGACGGCCCGCCCGTCCGCCGCACCTTCTAGTCGCTTGTTAGAACGCATTTTCTTCACGCGAACCCGAATCCACTTCGCTTGAAAATGCTCCAGGAAACGCCCAGGGAGCGGCCATGCCCGTCTATGAATATCTCTGCGAGAGCTGCGGCGACTTCACCGCGATGCGGCCGATGAGCGAGTACAAGGATCCGCAGCCCTGCCCCGATTGCGGCGCCAGTGCCCCGCGCGTTCTGCTCACCGCCCCGCATTTCTCCGGCATGCCGCGCGAGAGCCTGATCGCCCACGCCACCAATGAGCGGGCCGCCAACGCCCCGATGTCGGTGGGCGAGTTCGCGGCGAAGAAGCATCCGTCGAGCTGCTCCTGCTGCTCCGGCGGGATGAAGAGCCGCACGAAAAAGTCCAAGACCGCCACCGCCGCCAGCAGCGCCAAGAGCTTCCCCTCGGCGCGGCCGTGGATGATCAGCCATTGAGGGCTGGGCGGGACACCGTCGTCACGTCCCGACCCGAGTAGACGTCATCCCGGACGGCCAAAGGCCGATCCGGGATCGTGTGCCATCTCGAATCTAGGAACGATCCCGGCTCTCCGCTGCGCGGAGCCTGCCCTTGGGCTTGCCGTAGGCAAGACCCGAGGGGCCGGGATGACGCCCCGAGGAGAGACGCGACCCGCTGAGCGCGCAAACGCTCGCCCCCTCACTCCCCGATCGCCACGCCCTCGCGGCGGGGATCGGCGGCGCCGATGAGGCCGTCGGGCGTGATCGCCACCGCCTGCACGCCCGAGGTCATCGGCGCGGTCTTCACCTCGAAGCCGAGCGCCTTCAGCTCCGGCGCCAGCGCCTCAGCCGGCGTGCCCGCCTCGATCTCCACCGCGTCGAAACGCGCCAGCACGTTCGGCGCGGCGATGGCCTGATCGAGCGGCAGGCCCCAATCGAGATGGGCGATCAGCGTCTTGGCGACATAGCCGATGATCTGGCTGCCACCGGGCGAGCCCAGCGCCAGAACCGGCTTGCGATCCTTCATCACGATGGTCGGCGTCATCGAGGAGCGCGGGCGCTTGCCCGGCTCCACCCGGTTCGCCACCGGCACGCCGTTCTTGTGGGAGCGGAAGGAGAAGTCGGTGAGCTCGTTGTTCAGCAGGAAGCCGCCCACCATCAGCCGCGAGCCGAAACCGGCCTCGATGGTCGAGGTCATGGAAGCGACATTGCCCGCGGCGTCGACAATGGTGATCTGCGTGGTCGAGGGCATTTCCGGCGCTGCGCCATCCACGCGCGGCTCGGCGCGGGCGTGATCCCAGCCCGGCTCGCCAGCGGTGACGGCGGGCAGCGCGTCGTCACCCTTGAGCAGCTCCGCCCGGCCCTTGAGATAATCCGGCGCCAGCAGGCCCTTGGTTGGCAT
Above is a window of Ancylobacter sp. WKF20 DNA encoding:
- the urtA gene encoding urea ABC transporter substrate-binding protein → MSSENDNPSKFSSMRRKLLMGMAALPAAPLLAQSGLFSTPAFAQTPATSAVNTTGLAVTDTEVTVGILHSVTGTMAISETGSVQAEKLAIEQINAMGGVLGRKIKYIQEDGASDWPTFAEKAKKLLVNDKVAAVMGCWTSASRKAVLPVFEQYNGMLYYPTFYEGLEQSKNVIYTGQEATQQILAGLDWVNKTKNGKSFYLIGSDYIWPRTSMKIARKHIEAHLGGKVAGEEYFPLGHTQFNSVINKIKLTKPDVIYAAVVGGSNVAFYKQLKAAGIDLSKQTLLTISVTEDEIDGIGGENFAGAYSCMKYFQSLDNPNNKDFVAAFKKMWGEKTVIGDVTQAAYLGPWLWKLTVEKAGSFDIDKIAAASAGIEFAKAPEGYVKIHPNHHLWSKTRVGQAQLDGQFKVVFETPELIEPDPFPKGYQ
- the urtB gene encoding urea ABC transporter permease subunit UrtB translates to MFSEYSLTELSSIFLMQGFAGLILFSVFLLMALGLAIIFGQMGVINMAHGEFMILGAYVTYFTSQFFLNFIPGLFGIYFFVAMILAFFVTGALGMAVEWLMIRRLYKRPLDTLLATWGLSLILQQLYRSVFGPREVGVELPSWMMGSLPVTDVVEVQINGLFVMGLTIAITVAVAVLMYKSNWGKQVRAVVQNRVMAGAVGINTEKVDRYTFGLGCGIAGVAGSAFTMIGSTGPTSGQLYIVDTFLVVVFGGAQSLLGTIASAFTISQAQSTMEFFLSGSMAKVLTLLGVVIILMLRPQGLFVIKVRR
- the urtC gene encoding urea ABC transporter permease subunit UrtC, with translation MTIPAPKSARTFFLRPQDMIGIALLALLLLVVLPLALDNFRLQFVGKYLTYAFVALGLVLCWGYAGILSLGQGVFFGLGGYCMAMYLKLEASSVENTKIQSTPGIPDFMDWNQITSLPWFWEPFRSFGFTTLAVILVPALFALIVGYAMFKRRVGGVYFAIITQALAAILTILIIGQQGYTGGINGITDLRTLHGWDIRTDSAKTILYFICVGLLLACILLAYFVKSSKLGRILVAMRDKEDRVRFSGYDVSSFKIFVFCLAASLSAIGGAMFTLQVGFMSPSFVGIVPSIEMVIYTAVGGRLSILGAIYGTLLVNWAKTSFSESFPELWLFGLGGLFIAVVLIFPNGIAGLWQSYVAPRLGPLFGGAPKRRTAPPSASPPASGPVAPAAAE
- the urtD gene encoding urea ABC transporter ATP-binding protein UrtD; protein product: MNTQLITDTMNKDFVLAVEGLTVSFDGFKAVNDLSFYVDENEIRVIIGPNGAGKTTVLDLICGRTKATTGSIRFKDRELTKMKEHEIVRAGVGRKFQNPSIYEDLTVFENLEISYPKGRNVVGALTFRRDTAVKERVQEIAETIFLADQLDQRAEYLSHGQKQWLEIGMLLIQDPELLMLDEPVAGMSVSERKKTAELLNTIIKNRSVIVIEHDMKFVEDIAHKVTVLHQGKILSEGSMAKVQADPKVIEVYLGH
- the urtE gene encoding urea ABC transporter ATP-binding subunit UrtE, with protein sequence MLNVSNLHVSYGESEVLHGLNFTVAPNEIIAIMGRNGMGKTTLMKSLMGIVPTKSGTVSVGATDVTKLKSYERVANGVAYVPQGRMIFSTMTVQENIETGLIPRGENKVPPDIYELFPVLLEMKGRRGGNLSGGQQQQLAIARALATDPKVLLLDEPTEGIQPSIIREMARTLKRIRDERGLSIVVSEQVLSFALDIADRVLVIENGEIVHEDKRADIDEAKVAKFLSV
- the fmdA gene encoding formamidase, translating into MTETLIKIDLNQSAYENDMVHNRWHPEIPMVAWVKPGDDFIVETYDWTGGFIKNNNSADDVRDIDLTIVHFLSGPIGVKGAEPGDLLVVDLLDIGAMPDSQWGFNGFFSKNNGGGFLTDHFPQAQKSIWDFKGMFTSSRHVPGVNFAGLIHPGLIGCLPDPKLLDTWNTREQALIDTNPTRVPALAAPPFAATAHMGRLTGDAKTAAAATAARTVPPREHGGNCDIKDLSRGSKIYFPVYVEGGGLSMGDLHFSQGDGEITFCGAIEMAGWVHLKVEVLKGGMAKYGIKNPIFKPSPITPNYKDYLIFEGISVDEQGGQHYLDVHIAYRQACLNAIEYLKKFGYSGAQAYSILGTAPVQGHISGVVDIPNACATLWLPTEIFEFDINPTAAGPTQFLDGSIQMPLSPDL
- a CDS encoding zinc ribbon domain-containing protein, whose protein sequence is MPVYEYLCESCGDFTAMRPMSEYKDPQPCPDCGASAPRVLLTAPHFSGMPRESLIAHATNERAANAPMSVGEFAAKKHPSSCSCCSGGMKSRTKKSKTATAASSAKSFPSARPWMISH